A window of Companilactobacillus allii genomic DNA:
CAAAGATAATCTTTATTTCATTAGACTTCTTACCACTGACATCCTCAGCATAAATAGTTAACGTATTTTTCCCCGCAATTAAATCACTTCGTTTAACATTTACTACAAACTCTCCTGGATTTTGACCATTTAACTTATATGATTGCTTAACACCATTCAGCTCAGTGTGAACATCTGTAGTGGAATTATCAATTACTTTTCCAGTACTATTTTTAACCAACCCGTTTATCACAGTAGTTTCAGGTGCAGACATTAAGTTATCATAATTAATTGTACCTTCTACATCAGTCGATAAATTCAACGTACTAATATCCTTATATCTAATATTAAACGCCTGCGCGTCATCATCAATGATGAAATTGTCACCTTTGAACGAGGCGTGAGATTTAGGAACACTTACTGCACTTGTAACTGGTTTCACTTTGGTATGGATCTCAATTGTGGCTTGCTTATTTGAATTAGACAAGTTCCTTTGTAAAAGATGTTGAACACTACTATTACTGAACTCTGAAGCAGGAATCACTTCTACATTTGGATCATCTCCATATTTGATACTTGCAGATTCAAAGCTAACTTGACTAGGAAGATTCATACTTGCCAGAATATTCTCCCACTCCTTACTACCACTTTCAAAATTCAAGTTGTAAATAAAGCTTAGATCATCTCCAGCATCAACATAATTATCGGATGTTGATAAAACTTTATCCAACGTATTATCTTTGATACTTACGCTGGAATCAGCACTAACAAATGATGGGATAGATTCAAACACAACTAGATTGTTCTCAAAATACTTACCGGTCGAGCCGGTAAATCCCCATCTCAATTTATTATCACTTAATTTAAAATGACTTGGATCAATTTGATATGAACCAGTATATGCATCATTTATATGTGTACCATCTAGCTTTTTATCATTGAATGAATAGTTCATTGTCTCTGTTGCTGCATTCCAATTATAAGTAATATGATGCCAATTGGCATCAGTCAGACTCAACGAACCAGGGCCATCATGTGACAAAACATAATAGTCTCTAGCAAGAGGAGTTCCAGTACTGTGATAATCATAGGCTGTTTGCTGTCTATAAGAAGATGGACTATCTGGATAATTTGCCCCTATATGTTGTCCATTTTGCAAATTATCAAACGAAAAACCCTCTCCACTAATATCGTCATAGTTGGTAGCCTTATTAAGAAATGTATCAAATTCCATTGCCCAACTTTTTTGAATAGCAGTTTTTGCAATTGATGTTGTCGAAGTTGCCCCATGATCGTAATTAAAATCTGTTCCCCAAACACCCATTGATTCACCAATACCGAGTTTATTCACAGCGCTTGGATTATGTGACGGCTTGGGACCTGTATATCTAGAAATAGCATCAATTCCACTATTTTGAAGAACAAAAGCCATCCCATCGCCAACTCCAGCGGGTAAAGATGGATCCACTGGACGGCCAAAATATAACCACATTGATAATGTTTGATTATTATTTAAATCAATATAATTATCTTTATTAATATCTCCCCAAATAGAACCCAATTGATTAGCTGCAGAAGTAATCTGCAGTATTCCGGTCTTGTCATCTGGTGTCTTATTTCGATCAATTACTTTCGCAGAATTATTCCCAAATGTACCAACTACAAATGCACCATTTTTTATATCTAGCCCCTGTGGAGCAGTATTTATAGCGTTATTTAAATCTGCTGGGTCACTTAATTTGGCAGCACTAACTATGTGATTATCGATAATAAATGTGGTAGTTATACTCACGATAATCACAAATAAAACATATGATATTTTATTAAAAAAATTGTTCCTTCCCATAATTTTCACCCTTCTCAATAAAAAATAGTCAATTTATCGCTTTTATTATATCAAGTTTTTGTTCAAAAAGTGAAATGATTGAAACTGAGATATTTAAAAAAATAGATATCATCACATGCCTAATTCACACATAACAATATCTATCTAGTAAGAGTCTTATGGATACTTTTTGGTACCTACTGTACTTTAAAGTACGTAATTGTTTATTAGTTTCAACCCCCTATAATGATATCCATGTTCAAAAAACACACATAGGGAGTTGAAATTATGAATAGTAAGAAAATATCACCAAATTTAATTCTAATGTCATTAGCAATCAGTGCTTTTGCCATTGGATCAACAGAATTTATCAGTGTCGGGATTATGCCGATTTTGACAGAAACATTTAATATTTCATTAGCAAAAGGAGGATTAACAGTTTCAATATACGCTGCCGGGATTATGTTTGGCGCACCAATTTTAACTCTGGTAACAAATAGGTGGAATCGAAAAAAGTTACTCATAGGTATCATGGTCAGTTTTGTTATCGGTAATTTAATTGCTGCTCTTGCACCAACTTTTTTAATTCTATTATTGGGTAGAATTATCACGGCACTATCGCATGGAATATTTATGGCAATAGCATCATTGATTGCTGCCGATGTAGTGACACCTGACAAACGTGCATCAGCAATTGCCGTTATGTTCACGGGTTTAACCGTTGCAACTGTTACTGGTGTTCCGTTAGGAACATTTATTGGGCAGAATATTAACTGGCGTGCATCATTTTTCTTCTTAGTAATATTAGGATTAATAGGATTGATCACAAACATTATTCTGGTACCAAACAACCTACCACTTCCAAGAAAGACTAACGTTAAAGGAATCTGGAAAATCATCAAACAACCAGAGTTACTTTTAATATTACTTATTACAGCATTGGGATACGGTGCGACCTTCCCCGTTTACACTTATTTAACAACGATTTTAAATAAAAATATGGGATGGTCTGAATCGGCCATTGTTATAATTCTAATTTTCTATGGTCTCTTTGTTGCAATCGGCAATACACTAGGCGGACGTTTCGCAAATAAGGAGCCCTTAAGTGCACTACTAAAAATGTTGTTAGGACTTGGAATTGCCTTAATTTTGGTTAGATTAACAATGAATATGCATTTCTTAGGACTAATAGCTACACTTATTATGGGACTGTTTGCATTTATGAATGTTCCAGGCTTACAACTATATATTGTTCAATTGGCGGAGAAATTCACTCCAAATGAAATCTCACTGGCTTCTGCATTGAATATTTCAGCTTTTAACGTTGGAATAGCAGTTGGCTCATCACTAGGTGGTAATGCCGTATCCGCAAATCAATTAGTCAACACTCCTTGGTTAGGAGTCGGAATGTTGATTATTGGAATTATTTTGATTATTGTTCTACAAAAAAGAATAAAAGCAAACAATCAATAATTCTTGAGTAAACAACAAATGATGGTAAGATGTTAATACTAGTTTACAAGGATGGTAAAATCATGAAACAATCTATTTATAACATTGGAGTCGAGGCCACAATGAATATTATCGGTGGAAAATGGAAACCAATTATCCTTTGCCATCTCAAACATCAAACCATGCGTACCGGCCAATTACGCCGAGCAATTCCAAATATCACTCAAAAAATGTTAACTCAACAGTTAAGAGAACTTGAGGATGATGGAATCGTCGATCGTAAAGTTTACAACCAAATACCACCGAAAGTTGAATATTCACTAACTCAATATGGTGACAGTTTGAATCGTATCTTAGAGGAATTATGTCTTTGGGGAGAAGAAAACATTGAGCGTCGTAAACAAAATGGTGAAAATATTATTCTTCTAAAAAGTGAGAATGTGGAAACACAAGATTTACCAAATGTTGAGTAAACAAAAAGAACAGTTTTGAGCAAACTGTTCTTTTTTGATACATTATTAATAATATTATCGTGATATAATTTAAGATGTATAAACGTTTAAATCAAGGAGTGATATCGTGGAAAAATATTATATTGTCGATAGTTCAATTCTTCCGGAATCGTTTGATAAAGTTATAAAAGCACGAGAATTATTGGAAACTGGTAAATCCAATAACGTTAGTGAAGCAGTCAAGATAGTTGGTATAAGTCGTGGTACTTACTATAAATATAAAGACCTGGTCTTTTTGCCCGATGATAATATGACAGATCGCAAAGCCTTAATATCTATGATGTTAAATCACGAACAAGGTATCCTTGCAAAAGCAATAGCAATCATTTCAGAGACTAATGCTAGTATCTTAACAATTAACCAAAATATACCAATTCATGGTATTGCCAGCGTGGTAATCTCAATAGATGTCAGTCATCTAACCGGGACCATTGATGACTTAATGGACAAATTGAAACAAACTGACAATATTAATAATGTCCAATTGATCTCTGTAGAATAGTTATTTGGGCCATGCGATATACATTGCCATAACTATTCCAAATGTGCCAATACAATATAGAAACTTGGAGATTTTGTTACTTTTAACATGGCTAGCTGATAAAAGAAATGACAGTCCAATGATAAAAGTCAAAGCCATAGTCAAAAAATTCATATTCAATCCTCCGTCTACTTAGTATCTTCTTAATATTAATATATACAAAAAGTATGACGAATCGATGAATATGTTGTGGTTATTTATTGCAGAAATAGCCTGTGATAACTCTATCTACAAAAATTTGCAGTGAAAATTTTTCTCCATATAAATCAAAAAAGCCGATATTTACTTACGTAAATACCGATTTTTTTTATCCATGAAAACTGAACGTGTTTTGTCACACTCTAGTCCAAGTTTTGAACCATTGTTGGATCACGGTGATCAAAGAATGCTGATTCTTTCATATCTAATGATGAGATTTGCTTCATTTCTTCATCAGTTAAACTGAAATCAAAGATATTAATATTTTGTTCCATTCTATCCTTATGAACAGACTTAGCCAAACTTATAATTCCTCTTTGGAACAACCAACGAAGAACAACTTGACCGACACCTTTATCATACTTCTTACCAATTCCAGATAAGATTTCATTAGTAAACAAGTTATGCTTACCTTCAGCAAATGGTGCCCATGCTTCTGGTTGAATATTTGTTTTCTTGTTCCAGTCAATTTCATCACTTTGTTGATTCCAAGGATTGATTTCAACTTGATTAACTTGTGGTGTAACTTCATTGTGCTTGTTCAAATCAACGAATCTGTCGGCAGTAAAGTTAGAAATACCAATTGCTCTAACCTTTCCTTGCTTTTGTAGTTCTTCCATTGCACGCCATGATCCGTAAACATCACCGTATGGTTGATGAATTAGATACATATCAAGATAATCAAGTTGAAGTTTGTTCAATGAATCTTCAAAGGCTGCCTTAGTTGCATCATATCCAGTTGAACTGATCCAAACCTTAGTTGTTACAAAAAGATCCTTACGTGAAACGCTTGATTCTTTGATTGCCTCTCCTACTTCAGCTTCATTACCATAAGCTTGAGCAGTATCGATCAATCTATATCCGGCATCAATAGCATCTAGAACAGCCTTCTTTGTGCCTCCATTTTCAATTTGAAAGACACCAAATCCTACTGCTGGAATCTCGATACCATTGTTTAGTTTAAATGTTTTAATATTCATAAATTTCTCCTCTTTTGTTACAGTTTTTTTAATTGCTTTTCATTTTGACTCAAATTCATCTTAAGCTATGGAGTGAACTCCACAGCAAGAACTTTTTTTAATTATTTTTTAAAATGTTTCATAGTCCATAACTCTTCGGTGTTATCTTTGTCTAATTCACCTGATTTGAACTTCGCAATATGATCATCATAAGTATCAATCTTATATTGCAATAAATCTTTTGTTCGCTGTAAATCAGATAACTTCTCGTTTAAGTTTTCCATTTGTTCATTTAAAATCTCTTTTTGAGCCCCTTTGACATCTTCCTTACTCTCAGCCAAGCTTGCAAATTCCGCTAGAGATTCAATGGACAATCCTGCAGCCCTTAAATTTTTAGCTAAGAAAATCCAATTCAAGTCATTTGTCTTATAATCACGATACCCATTCTTATCTCGATCAACTGGAGGTATAACCCCAATTCTTTCGTAATACCGTAATGTATCGACCGTTAAATCCATTAATTCAGATACTTTTTTACTATTCATAATATGTCCTTTCATAACTTATGTTTCTTATAATAAACTCTGGAGTTAACTCCAGAGCAAGCCTTTTTTTAAATTTTTTTATCAGCTTGAATAATTCCAATTGCACATATCATAGCAATAGCAGATATAACTGTAATCCAGACCATCGACATATTATATGAAGTAACTGGACCTTTATATTGACTAGTTAATGCTACAACCGCTGATAATCCAACCGATCCACCTATTTGGTGAACCGTATTAACTATCCCTGATGCTGAACCACTCAACTTTGGCGTTGTATGTGCGACACCAGCAACTGTTAAAATTCCAAGTGCTAAACCTTGTCCAATACCCATTATGACCATTGGAATCGCAATGGCAATCCAATAACTGGATTGAATCTTAACTAAAGCCGCTAACAGCGACCCAACAAATACAAGAATAGTCCCAACTGATATAGTCTTAGATACATTAATATTAACCATTCTAGCTACAAGTGTCGCAGCTATAAATTGTGGTATCGTCTCTGGTAAAAACCCAATAGCTGCTTGAAGTGGTGTGAAACCGTAGACACTTTGCAAAGCTAATGGAGTTAGGAAAAAATAAGAAATACTGGCTCCAACGAAGAAGAATCTTGTTAGATATGCAAAGCTTCTCTCTTTATCTTTAAATAACACAAGTGGCATGATTGGTTTATCTGATCTACTTTCGTAAAGAACGAATAATATCAACGAAATTATCGAGACTATTAAAGATATTTGTCTATAAGAAGTTCCATTAATACTATAAACAAGTGCTGATATACCTAATATAGAAAGAATCGTACCGATAAAATCCAGTTTTTGATTATAAACTTTTGAAGTTTTCAAATATCTATATGACAACAATAATAATATCAATCCAATTGGCACATTAATTATAAATCCGATTCTCCACGATGAATAAGTGGTAATCATACCACCGATAATTAATCCAAAACTAGCTCCCAGTCCACCAATAGTTCCGTAATAAGCAATCGCCTTTGTCCGCATATCATCACTATAATTATCCATCAATAAAGCTAATGTACTGGGGGCAAGAATTGATGATCCGATTCCTTGAATAGCACGCATAGCAATGATCATTTCCGCATTAACAGATATTCCAACTAATAATGAACTAACACTAAAAAGAACTAATCCAATTTGAAAGAATTTTTTACGACCGATGATATCCCCAGCTTTACCGGAAAATAACAAAAAGCCACCAAAAGTTAGTGCATAGGCATTCGTTATCCAAGCTAACGATTGTGTATCTAATGATAAATTTTCAGCAATTTTGGCTGTACTAGTAAAAATAATAGAATTATCTAAAACAATCATAAAATAACTTAACAATACAATAGGAAGAACTATTCCAAATTCTTGTTTTTGCATTTTAATTTCTCCATTCTCTTTATGACCACGGGTCATTTTTAAATCAATGTTTGTTACTATAATGCTATTTATTTTAAATGTCAATGACCGATAGTCATATTTATTACAAAAAATGACCGTTGGTCATTGACTTCCTCAAATAAAAGTTTTATAGTACTAGTCGTGGTGATGAATATGACAAAAAGAGAACTTGCAGCCGCTACTACTAGAGAGAATCTACTAGAAACTGCTGAAAATCTGCTACAACAAAAAGGATACGAAAAAATGTCCGTATCTGATATAACTAAAGCTAGTGGTGTTGCCAAAGGTACTTTCTATAATTACTTCGACAAAAAAGAAGATATTATCTTTGAATTAAACAAAAGACATATGCATAACTTATCTGGTCAACTTATAGAATTATCACAAGGAAAACCTGATGAAAGTATCCGTTATTATCTTAATAACTTTTTACAAACTATTGTAGATTCAAAGGTCAATATGGCACGCCAATGGGTCAGATTTATTACTGCTTCATCGAATCAGGAAAAATGGCAGTACGATAAGGGTCTATTAAAGAAGCTAATAAATCACTTGATTGATAATGGAAAACTAAAACAAAATACACCTGTTGATGATCTAACTTCCCTATTAATAACCGAAGTTTATGGCATCATATTAAGCTGGTGCATCACACCTGAAACAATTGAACCAGTTCAAACTATCAACAAATTCTGTGATTTACAATTAGACTTTTTATTAAAACCATATATTAATGATTAGTAACTTTACTTCTGGTAAAGTTATTATTTTACGAAATAAATGACTGACAGTCATTTAAAGAAAGGAGTGTTCAAATGAACAATATAACAACCGGCTATGGTGCAATTTCGGATGGTAAAGATACCAATGCTAATGTAGATCCAACAAGGATTCTAGATAATAACACAAAAATCTTAATAATTTACTTTTCACGCAGTGGTAATACTGAAAAGCAAGCAAAGTTAGCACAAGATGTATTGAATTCAGATATCTTCGAATTAACAGTTTCAAATCCTTATCCATCTAACTACAAAGCAACTGTTAATAGAGCAACCAATGAACGGGATGCCAAAAACTGGCCTGAATTAAATTCAGATATTCCTAATCTAGATAAGTACGATACGATACTTCTGGGACATCCCATCTGGGCAATGACAATTGCCAATCCGATGAGAGAATTTCTAGAAGAATATGGAACACTGTTATCGAATAAATCCGTTGCATCATTTTCAACGAATGATGGATATGGTTCAGGTGAAACAAACGATGTTATATCTAGATTAACAACAGGTTCAACAAAATTGTTAACTAACTACACAATTAGAGATACCATGGCAAAACAAGATCGAACCAATTTCATCAATTGGCTAAAAAAAATCAATAAATAAAAGAGGATAATAAATATGAAATTATTAATTTTAGCAGCAAACGGACAAATAGCACGTATAGTTGAGAATAGAATTATAAACGAAGATGAATTTAAAAATGTAGAATTAACACTCGGTCTTCGTAATAGCAGTCGCCTTTCAAGTTTGGCAAGTAGTCGTGTAAAGGTCATTGAAACCGACTTAGAGAGCGAGTCTTCAGTTAACGATGCTATTAGTGATCAAGACATGGTCTTTGTTGCAGTTGTTGATCATACCAGCAATAATGTCATGACAAAAAATGTGATTAAAGCAATGAAAGAAAACAATGTTAATCGTGTGATCTTCACAAATATTCTTGGAATTTATAATGAAGTCCCTGGTGAATTTGGACGCTGGAACTATTCTCAAGTTTCAAGTGGCTTGAATATGGCAATCGATTCAGATAAACTTCTTGAAAAATCAGGTTTAAATTACACAACACTACGCCTTCCTTGGTTAAATAATCGTGATGAAGTTAAATACTCTGTTACGACAAAGGACCAAAAATACGTTGGTGTTTCAGGATCACGTCAAAGTGTTGCTGACGTAGTATTACAGATTGTCAAAGATTCACATTTTGGTGAAAATGACAGCTTAGGTATGGCAGATCCTGATACAGAAGGATTAGACAGACCAGTATATTAAAATTTGCGGTATAAATACGAGACAAAAAGCTTCAAGTAAGCTAAACTCTTAATGTACAAAAACAAAAGAGGGTTTATTTTATGAGCAAATTTTCAGTCCTGATTACACTTTTTGCAGCTCTGGCGACACCACTAATCATGGCACGTTTTAGGATTACCAGAATTCCGGGAACTGTTGCAGAGATAATCATGGGTATCATTATTGGTAAAACCGGTTTCAACTTAATTCAACCTAATTCGACCCTTACCTATCTGGCCAACTTAGGTGTAATTATGTTAATTTTCTTAGGTGGTATGGAAATTGACTTTTCATTATTTGAAAAAAAACCTAAAGGTGCTGAAAAATCACCTTTAGGTTTAGCTTTTGGAAGTTTTGTATCAGTTCTAATAATGTCAATAGTTTTAAGTGTGGTACTTTATTACACTGGATTATTTAACAACATAATTCTGGCCACAATATTAGTCAGCACCATTGCACTTGGAGTTATCATTTCATTACTGACTGAAGCTGGATTACTGGATAATGAATATGGACAAACACTGTTACTGATATCAGCAATGGGTGAATTCATTCCTTTAGTTGCCCTAACGATTTATTCAGCTATTCAACAAAAGAATTATTTTTCGGCACTACTATTACCGACAATATTCTTAGTTGCAATTTTCCTATTAAGAAGATTCAAACGTGTCTATATTTTCTTCGACAACATAGATAAGACAACCACTCAACTAGATATCCGACTAGCATTTTTCTTGATATTCACACTAGTCACTGTAGCTGAACAAATCGGTGCCGAAAGCATATTGGGTGCATTCTTAGCTGGAGTGATAATGAAACTACTCAATCCCAAGAAAGATACTCAAGAAAAGTTAAGCTCAATGGCTTATGGCTTCTTTGTCCCCATATTCTTCATTGTAACTGGAGTTAATTTGAACCTACGAACTCTATTGAAGGATCAAGAGGCATTGATATTAATACCAGTTTTCTTCATTGCTTTTATTTTATCAAAATCAATCATATACCTAGTATTAAGACGCAAATTTGGTAATAAGCATTCATTTGGAGCTGCTATATTAATGTCAACAACCATTACTTTAGTACTACCTATTTTACAAGTTGGCCAAAACTTAAAGATCATTAACGAAGCACAAAATGGTGCCATAACACTTGCCGCCATTATAACCTGTATAGTTTGTCCAATGATGTTTAATAAGATGCTAAGTTCTGAACAAACCGAATAGAGAAACGTGTACCAAAACACAATTTGCTCTATATAAATTGGTTGGTGTGACACTTTGTTTCTACTCAAACTTGCGGTTAAAACGTGTGAAAATACGCAACTTTTTCCGTTTAATAAAAAATAAGTAGGCATCCACTTACGTGAATGTCTACTTATTTTGCATTATACTCGAAAGTTGAACACGTATTTTCACACTCTGTCTACGGCTAAATATGTTTTGAAAGGATTTCACCAAATTCTGCTAGTTCTACTTCATTATCCTCAGTGAATCGATCTAGTGATGGTGAGTCAATGTCTAAAACACCGATTTTTCTCTCACCTTTAACAATAGGAACGACAATTTCTGAATTACTAGCGCTATCGCAAGCAATATGTCCGGGAAATTCATGAACATTGGCCACACGATGGACTTTTTGATCTTTAAACGCAGTTCCAACTACGCCAGAACCGTTCTTAATATGCATGCACGCAACCTTACCTTGGAATGGACCAAGATCAAGTTCGTCAGTATCTTCATTGTATAAGTAAAATCCTGACCAATTCAAGTCCTCATAAGTATCATTGATCAAAGCACTGGCATTTGCCAAGTTAGCTATTAAATTCGTCTCATTGAATAATAGTGCATCTAATTGTTTGTTCATTAATGATGTTTTTTTCTCTGTCATGAAAATTTCTCCTCAATTTGTAAATACATGTAAACCATATTAAAACAAAAAATACCAGAAATCAATTTTTGATTTCTGGTATTTCGTATTAATATTATTTGATTTAGACAACTTCTACAGTAGCTGAAGTAACTCCGTATGAAGGAATTGAAGCATTAGGCATAGCAACATCTAATTGTTGTGGATTGCTGTATGCAAATGTACCTGTATCATTAACTGTTCTATACATTACTGTACCGTCAGCCAATGTAATCTTCAATTGTGTACCCTTAGGGAATACTGAAAGATTAGCAGCAACACCGCCATATCCCATGTTTGAACCTAGTACAGCTGGATCATAAAAACTGATCTTAAATGTACCGTATGATGTTCCTGTTGATGAACTTTGTGTCTGTGTACTTTGTGCTGGTGTACTTTGTGTCTGTGTTGTTGGTGCTTGTGTAGCAGCTTGTGTTGTAGCTGTTTGTGTCTGGTCAACAGCTGTTGTTGTATCACTTGTTGCTTGTGTTGTTGTGTCTTGTGTTGTAGTTGCTACATTACTTGTAGCTGATGGAAGATAGACTGTTTCCCCTGGAAAAATCAAATCAAATCCACCAATTTCACGGCCATTAGCTTGTTCTAGTTCTGGAATTGTAATTCCATTATTAGCAGCGATACTCTTATATGTGTCCCCTGCTTCAACGGTTACGCGAGTGCTGTCGACTGTAATTGCAGCTTCAGCAGTCTTTGCAGTTGCTCCCATTGCAGTTAGGGCTGTTGTACTTAGTAAAGCAATAGATAATACTTTTTTCATAAATTAAAAACATCCTTATATTTTCTTTAGCTCTCAACGCTATGTTGCATATAATAGCAGGCTTATGTTACATAAAAGCCTAAATAAGGTTACAAAAAACGGCTTTTCTGTAACTTTGGTAACACAAATGAAATATAAATAAGTAAAAACCTATCATATCAATAACTATACATCCTGTAAATTTCAGAAAAAAACTTATATTTTACAAAAAACTTTTACATTTCGATGAAAATATCAAATATAATTGCATTATTCCGTAAATTGGCAGTAAATTTGAATCTAAAATAGCCAGCATCCACTTTTGGAATGCTGGCTATTTTGGTTCAAATCAA
This region includes:
- a CDS encoding LysM peptidoglycan-binding domain-containing protein, giving the protein MKKVLSIALLSTTALTAMGATAKTAEAAITVDSTRVTVEAGDTYKSIAANNGITIPELEQANGREIGGFDLIFPGETVYLPSATSNVATTTQDTTTQATSDTTTAVDQTQTATTQAATQAPTTQTQSTPAQSTQTQSSSTGTSYGTFKISFYDPAVLGSNMGYGGVAANLSVFPKGTQLKITLADGTVMYRTVNDTGTFAYSNPQQLDVAMPNASIPSYGVTSATVEVV